Within the Leisingera thetidis genome, the region GTGCCGTTTGCCCGCAATGCCAGCGGGATCGAGATCTTCGGCAATGCAAAGACCTGGTGGGAACAGGCCAAGGGCCAGTTCAGCCGCGGCCAGGAGCCGCTGCCGGGCGCTGTGATGGCATTCCGGGCGACCCGGTCCAACCCGCTGGGGCATGTGGCTGTGGTATCGAGGGTTGAGGATTCGCGCAGGATCCGGGTCAATCACGCCAATTGGCACCGCAACAAGGTCTCCCTGGGAATGGCGGTCATAGACGTGTCGGCGCAAAATGACTGGTCCGCCGTGCGCCTGGAGAGCAATCCCGGCGCCTTCGGACGCGTCTATCCGGTCAACGGGTTCATTCTGCCCG harbors:
- a CDS encoding CHAP domain-containing protein translates to MTSGQVARRVRRLVLAGAGLLILANCAATEGGSVARAEVEAARLEYAVQEVQTLQSKGRRVWCVPFARNASGIEIFGNAKTWWEQAKGQFSRGQEPLPGAVMAFRATRSNPLGHVAVVSRVEDSRRIRVNHANWHRNKVSLGMAVIDVSAQNDWSAVRLESNPGAFGRVYPVNGFILPVPAEG